A part of Rhinatrema bivittatum chromosome 16, aRhiBiv1.1, whole genome shotgun sequence genomic DNA contains:
- the CGN gene encoding LOW QUALITY PROTEIN: cingulin (The sequence of the model RefSeq protein was modified relative to this genomic sequence to represent the inferred CDS: inserted 1 base in 1 codon), with protein sequence MERSVNGAMAEKQNPLDYGIQIRFIDELKEPRRPQGPRSKPPRPNSYGVAVRVQGIAGQPFVVLNSGEKGESSYGVQIRSESKHADSSLGGRAATPLPSDPVNVPLQHQKGSGSLSSDSEVPENPYAAGSDSRRHSQGTSQYSTSDEDSAKAGGARGKAAGRGSSPMTNGIPSPRGERSPRVREELWRSRSQGSLLEPDLEGARGRPGRGERSAAPAGDRSHLAGIATRSSSVLNLTSKARVDYGHHASGPSGLRSADVRQPVPAKPQDAGGSDIDTKPLSSVDSLINKFDGTGQPRGRTTKRGRICPDERKRSQSLDSRVSYQDAAKSREDPRDLPVGSGRSLNRPYMAESPELSVSRSRMTQEWVNRSLEEPQTESRQQQKLQTELQLKSTPGLLKDQSPGSSEHTKLLIYSVLKERTADSDSSVKRKTNQVFEKLQPLLQAGSPDGTRTLLSQKNELEKRVVDLQRQLDQETKQRVRLEAGRAQPRAGSQSLEIQLEERVEECSRLKEAFERKQMELNDVSQELMELRMDKEHGETKMRALEVEFLDMQEELAHLQKSSGSSGERDAFLKELRETQEELEDALAQRQKQEELLRQRERELTALKGALKEEVASHDKEMDKVRQHYQKDVEQLRKTLENVSQDQESLESERQKINSVVRSLQREVEEGSDEIGHWKELFQKNKEELRATKQELMQVKLEKEEVEDEVGELRERFSAVQVEVDHFKTGAVDAVEAKALKTDLLRVQGELKQQALDWQRQQELLQQRERELGALKGALKEEVSTRDQEKEQLQQRFQRDVEQLKKSYEEASKTKSMIESEKAAAEQMRRVIESTLKESQEENDDLRRRFLNLEVQLKELKAFSEDQQGTEVRLKEKISKMEAERRQMEQSLGEATDQEQELAIVKRSLEARLEEAQRNLSRLTLEQQELKESYQEEMRQKDQLKRGKSELEEQNGXLDRTIEKLTRELDHISDESHSSLSLLQSQLEEYKEKSRKEIGESQKQIKERAAEVERTQLSMNRLQEEVQRLKQVLQDSQAEKDNAVLDKELLGQRLQALGQEMESKKRSQDDRSRQVKGLEDKVKRLEAELDEEKNTGELLTDRINRSRDQMDQLRAELMQERASRQDLECDKISLERQNKELKSRLASVEGLPKSSANVSQLEARLQEVQDRLQTEEREKSSLMSTQRKLERKVKELTIQLDDERLQVTDQKDQLSLRVKALKRQVDEAEEEIERLEGLRKKALRDLEEQQEVNEQLQSRVKTLEKDAWRKNTRVAAESSLKDDDLSSDGEFEGSYDPTSITSLLTESNLQTSSC encoded by the exons ATGGAGAGGAGTGTGAACGGGGCCATGGCCGAGAAGCAGAACCCGCTGGATTACGGCATCCAGATCCGTTTCATCGACGAACTGAAGGAGccgaggaggccccaggggcccAGGAGTAAACCGCCCAGGCCCAACTCCTACGGCGTAGCAGTCCGGGTCCAAGGCATCGCTGGGCAGCCCTTTGTGGTGTTAAACAGCGGCGAGAAGGGGGAGTCCTCGTACGGCGTCCAGATCAGATCGGAAAGCAAACACGCAGACTCCTCGCTGGGGGGCCGGGCCGCCACGCCCCTCCCCTCTGACCCGGTGAACGTTCCCCTGCAGCACCAGAAGGGCTCCGGCTCCCTCAGCTCGGATTCCGAGGTCCCCGAGAACCCGTACGCAGCCGGCAGCGACTCCCGCCGCCACTCGCAGGGCACCTCCCAGTACAGCACCTCCGACGAGGATTCTGCGAAGGCCGGCGGGGCCCGGGGGAAGGCAGCCGGGAGGGGATCATCCCCCATGACCAACGGCATCCCGTCCCCTCGGGGGGAGCGCTCGCCCAGGGTCAGGGAGGAGCTGTGGCGCTCCCGCTCCCAGGGCTCCCTGCTTGAGCCGGACCTGGAAGGTGCCCGGGGGCGACCGGGCCGGGGAGAGCGCTCTGCCGCGCCTGCCGGAGATCGGTCCCATCTCGCCGGCATTGCCACCAGGAGCAGCAGTGTCCTGAACCTCACCAGCAAGGCAAGAGTAGACTATGGCCACCATGCCAGCGGCCCGTCGGGCCTGAGGTCCGCCGACGTGCGGCAACCTGTGCCGGCCAAGCCCCAGGACGCGGGCGGCAGCGACATCGACACGAAGCCGCTCTCCTCCGTGGACTCCCTGATCAACAAGTTTGATGGGACGGGGCAGCCGCGAGGCCGGACCACCAAGAGAGGCCGAATCTGTCCAGACGAGAGGAAGCGGTCGCAGAGCCTCGACAGCCGGGTGTCCTACCAAGATGCTGCTAAGTCCAGGGAGGACCCCCGAGATTTGCCAGTCGGCAGCGGCAGAAGCCTGAACAGACCTTACATGGCAGAGTCTCCAGAGCTCTCTGTCAGCAGGTCCAGAATGACCCAAGAGTGGGTGAATCGGAGCCTCGAGGAGCCCCAGACGGAGAGCCGGCAGCAGCAGAAGCTGCAGACAGAGCTGCAG CTGAAGTCCACTCCAGGCCTCCTGAaggaccagagcccaggcagcagCGAGCACACAAAGCTGCTGATCTACAGTGTCCTTAAAGAGAG GACTGCGGACAGTGACAGCTCTGTGAAGAGAAAAACCAACCAGGTCTTTGAGAAGCTCCAGCCTCTCCTG CAGGCTGGCTCTCCCGACGGCACAAGGACGCTGCTTTCCCAGAAGAATGAACTAGAGAAGAGGGTGGTGGACCTGCAGCGGCAGctggaccaggagaccaag CAGCGGGTCAGGCTGGAAGCCGGCAGAGCCCAGCCTCGGGCCGGCTCACAGAGCCTGGAGATCCAGCTggaggagagagtggaggagtgCAGCCGTCTGAAGGAAGCGTTTGAGAGGAAGCAAATGGAACTGAATGACGTCTCTCAAGA GCTGATGGAGCTGAGAATGGACAAGGAGCACGGTGAGACCAAAATGAGAGCTTTGGAGGTTGAGTTCTTGGACATGCAGGAGGAGCTGGCTCACCTCCAGAAGTCGTCGGGGAGCTCTGGGGAGAGAGATGCCTTCCTGAAG GAGCTgagggagacccaggaggagcTGGAAGATGCGTTGGCGCAGAGGCAGAAGCAGGAGGAGCTCTTGcgtcagagagagagggagctgacGGCCCTCAAGGGGGCTCTGAAGGAGGAGGTGGCCAGCCATGACAAGGAGATGGACAAGGTGCGTCAACATTACCAGAAGGACGTGGAGCAGCTGCGGAAGACCCTGGAGAACGTCTCGCAG GATCAGGAGAGCCTGGAGTCTGAGCGGCAGAAAATCAACTCCGTGGTCCGGAGCCTGCAGCGGGAGGTGGAGGAAGGCAGCGATGAGATTGGACACTGGAAAGAGCTCTTCCAGAAGAACAAGGAAGAGCTGCGGGCCACCAAGCAAGA gCTGATGCAGGTGAAgctggagaaggaggaggtaGAAGATGAGGTGGGGGAGCTGCGGGAGAGGTTTTCTGCCGTGCAGGTGGAAGTGGATCACTTTAAGACCGGTGCCGTGGACGCGGTGGAGGCGAAGGCCCTGAAAACG GACCTTTTGCGGGTGCAAGGGGAGCTGAAGCAGCAGGCGCTGGACTGGCAGCGCCAGCAGGAGCTCCTGCAGCAGCGGGAGCGGGAGCTGGGAGCTCTGAAGGGGGCCCTGAAAGAGGAGGTGAGCACTCGCGaccaggagaaggagcagctccAGCAGCGCTTCCAGAGGGACGTGGAGCAGCTGAAGAAAAGCTACGAGGAAGCTTCCAAG ACAAAGAGCATGATAGAAAGCGAAAAGGCGGCGGCAGAGCAGATGAGGCGAGTGATCGAATCCACCCTGAAGGAGAGTCAGGAGGAGAACGATGACCTGAGGAGGAGGTTCCTGAACCTGGAGGTGCAGCTGAAAGAGCTGAAGGCTTTCTCGGAGGATCAGCAGGGTACCGAGGTCCGCCTGAAGGAGAAGATCAGCAAAATGGAG GCCGAGCGGAGGCAGATGGAGCAGTCGCTGGGAGAGGCCACCgaccaggagcaggaactggcCATCGTGAAGAGGTCCCTGGAGGCCCGGCTGGAGGAAGCCCAGAGGAACCTGAGCAGGCTGACCCTGGAGCAGCAGGAGCTGAAGGAGAGctaccaggaggagatgaggcagaagGACCAGCTGAAGCGAGGGAAGTCTGAGCTGGAGGAGCAGAACG TGCTGGATAGAACCATCGAGAAGCTCACGCGAGAG TTGGATCACATATCTGATGAATCCCACAGCTCCCTGTCTCTGCTCCAGTCCCAGCTGGAGGAGTACAAGGAGAAATCCCGCAAGGAGATCGGCGAGTCTCAGAAGCAGATCAAGGAGCGGGCAGCTGAGGTGGAGAGGACGCAGCTGAGTATGAACCGGTTACAGGAGGAG GTGCAGAGGTTGAAGCAGGTTCTGCAGGACAGTCAAGCAGAGAAGGACAACGCAGTACTGGACAAGGAACTCCTAGGTCAGCGCCTGCAGGCCCTGGGGCAGGAGATGGAATCCAAGAAACGGTCTCAAGACGATCGGTCCCGGCAGGTCAAGGGGCTGGAG GATAAAGTCAAGCGACTGGAAGCGGAGCTGGACGAGGAGAAGAACACGGGGGAGCTGCTGACAGATCGGATCAATCGAAGCCGGGATCAG ATGGACCAACTGCGGGCGGAGCTGATGCAGGAGCGGGCGAGCCGGCAGGACCTGGAGTGTGACAAGATTTCCCTGGAGAGGCAG AACAAAGAGCTGAAGAGCCGCCTGGCGAGTGTGGAGGGGCTGCCGAAGTCCAGTGCCAATGTGTCGCAGTTGGAGGCTCGCCTGCAGGAGGTGCAGGACAGGCTGCAGACGGAGGAGAG GGAGAAGAGCAGCCTGATGTCCACTCAGCGGAAGCTGGAGAGGAAGGTGAAGGAACTGACCATCCAGTTAGATGATGAGAGGCTGCAGGTCACTGACCAGAAGGACCAG CTAAGCCTGCGTGTGAAGGCTCTGAAGCGGCAGGtggatgaagcagaggaggagatTGAACGCCTGGAAGGCCTGCGGAAGAAAGCTCTGCGGGAcctggaggagcagcaggaggtgAACGAGCAGCTGCAGAGCCGCGTCAAGACACTGGAAAAGGATGCCTG gcGCAAGAACACGCGTGTCGCGGCGGAGTCCTCTCTGAAGGATGACGACCTCAGCTCAGACGGGGAGTTTGAAGGCTCCTACGATCCCACTTCCATCACCTCGCTGCTGACGGAGAGTAACCTGCAGACCAGCTCCTGTTAG